A DNA window from Amycolatopsis sp. DSM 110486 contains the following coding sequences:
- a CDS encoding cytochrome ubiquinol oxidase subunit I: MDPLPIARLQFATTTSFHFLFVLLTLGLVTVTAVMQTRATISGTPQLLRMTRFWGRLYVINYALGIATGIVMEFQFGLTWTGLSTFAGDVFGAPLAIETLVAFFLESTFLGLWIFGWGRLNKWLHLALIWLVTLTAYASALFIMVANSFLQNPVGSHLQGGVLHLDDFGALLTNPALVASLPHVIGGALMTGGFFVTGVSAYHFLKRTAEVDFFTRSMRFGVVTALIGSIVTINQGFVQFGELAKYQPDKLGESAVGVPLAAMIGIGFVALLCSLAGTILLIRNWLMCARFLHYLMVPAIALPFVAAICGWLVREIGRQPWLIWGKLRTADAVADVPGGQVLFSFIAFGVLFAALAVADWVLLSRIARRGPEPEEAPAEPELPVLSGV, translated from the coding sequence CACGCTGGGCTTGGTGACCGTGACAGCGGTCATGCAGACACGCGCGACGATCAGCGGCACTCCGCAGCTGCTCCGCATGACCCGGTTCTGGGGCCGGCTGTATGTGATCAATTACGCGCTGGGCATCGCGACCGGAATCGTGATGGAATTCCAGTTCGGGCTCACCTGGACCGGGCTTTCCACATTCGCCGGCGACGTATTCGGCGCGCCGCTCGCGATCGAGACGCTGGTGGCGTTCTTCCTCGAGTCCACATTCCTGGGGCTGTGGATCTTCGGCTGGGGCCGGCTGAACAAGTGGCTGCACCTGGCGCTGATCTGGCTGGTCACGCTCACCGCGTACGCGTCGGCGCTGTTCATCATGGTCGCCAACTCGTTCCTGCAGAACCCGGTCGGCAGCCACTTGCAGGGCGGGGTGCTGCACCTCGACGACTTCGGCGCGCTGCTCACCAACCCCGCGCTCGTGGCGTCGCTGCCGCACGTCATCGGCGGCGCGTTGATGACCGGCGGCTTCTTCGTGACCGGCGTGAGCGCGTACCACTTCCTCAAGCGCACCGCGGAGGTCGACTTCTTCACCCGCTCGATGCGGTTCGGCGTGGTCACGGCGCTGATCGGCAGCATCGTCACGATCAACCAGGGCTTCGTGCAGTTCGGCGAGCTCGCGAAGTACCAGCCGGACAAGCTCGGCGAGAGTGCCGTCGGGGTGCCACTGGCGGCGATGATCGGGATCGGGTTCGTTGCGCTGCTGTGCTCGCTGGCCGGCACGATCCTGCTGATCCGCAATTGGCTGATGTGCGCCCGGTTCCTGCATTACCTGATGGTCCCGGCGATCGCGCTGCCGTTCGTGGCCGCGATCTGCGGCTGGCTCGTGCGGGAGATCGGCCGCCAGCCGTGGCTGATCTGGGGGAAGCTGCGCACGGCCGACGCGGTCGCCGACGTGCCCGGCGGCCAGGTCCTGTTCTCCTTCATCGCGTTCGGCGTGCTGTTCGCGGCGCTCGCCGTGGCCGACTGGGTGCTGCTGTCGCGGATCGCGCGGCGTGGGCCGGAGCCGGAAGAGGCGCCCGCGGAGCCCGAACTCCCCGTACTGAGCGGAGTCTGA